In Ictalurus punctatus breed USDA103 chromosome 3, Coco_2.0, whole genome shotgun sequence, the following are encoded in one genomic region:
- the LOC108262383 gene encoding uncharacterized protein LOC108262383 — MIRKIRQEWWSPQLASQVDQMVNVCAVCINHNVRKNLTTPLGHIPPPTGPFRHLMMTHIDMGAELQVDGKRFLLVIVDHFSRWVEVTATSGEDVESAAKFLCCEVIPRFGIPDFLSSDKGIHFVNNVLKNVASALKIDHKLGCVYLSESQSAMDPGYRTLTNNLAKICDESHLNWVQALPLALMKIRSQTNHMTHLTPHEMLTGRPMPMAYTEGPYTEPSEAQSEGEMQDYVRILTQIHRQLYSQVREAIHGGDGVREDVCLVAPGDKIHIRMFKGKSPLGERREGPFTVVAATASAVRVEERDHWYHLNQCVRAGAGTGQGEPTTPGPATTGQPMEVEVLTDSDSDTSFMGPAYGTRAQAKRRAVKRLDRPAQSDAGSSTGSSFLSSPYDDIDPVTSRRAEAGDVAAVPLVTPPEAELLSTLATLWQSDNLDDPMPMSTIDLGILQALEVQLSTPPLVPVPP, encoded by the coding sequence ATGATCcggaaaatccgtcaggaatggtggtcccctcaGCTGGCCTCACAAGTGGACCAAATGGTAAATGTATGTGCTGTGTGCATCAACCACAACGTGCGAAAGAACCTCACCACCcccttaggacatattcccccgccgacggggCCGTTTCGGCATCTAATGATGACTCATATAGACATGGGAGCGGAGTTACAGGTGGATGGGAAACGCTTCCTTCTGGTAATAGTGGACCACTTCAGCCGGTGGGTGGAGGTGACTGCTACTTCTGGGGAAGATGTGGAGTCCgccgctaaatttttatgttgtgaggtcatacctcgattcggtatccctgattttttgagTTCAGACAAGGGCATACACTTCGTAAATAACGTCCTTAAGAATGTTGCATCGGCCTTGAAGattgatcataagctaggatgtgtataTCTTTCTGAGTCCCAAAGCGCGATGGATCCAGGGTACCGCACCCTAACTAATAatttggcaaaaatatgcgatgaATCACACCTAAACTGGGTCCAAGCCTTACCACTGGCTTTGATGAAGATACGATCACAAACCAATcatatgacgcacttgactcctcatgaaatgctcactgggcgcccaatgcctatggcataCACCGAAGGTCCATACACAGAGCCGTCTGAGGCTCAATCGGAgggcgaaatgcaggattatgtgcgaaTCCTCACTCAAATTCACAGACAGTTATATTCACAGGTTAGAGAAGCGATCCATGGTGGGGACGGGGTACGGGAGGATGTATGTTTGGTGGCACCCGGGGATAAAATACACATTCGTATGTTTAAGGGGAAAAGCCCCCTCGGGGAacgtcgggaaggacccttcactgtggtcgctgcaacagcctcggctgtgagagttgaagagagagatcattgGTACCACCTGAACCAGTGCGTCCGTGCCGGAGCAGGTACGGGACAGGGAGAACCAACAACCCCGGGCCCTGCCACTACAGGGCAGCCCATGGAGGTGGAGGTGTTAACCGACAGCGACTCGGATACCTCATTTATGGGTCcggcctacggcactcgagcccaggctaAACGACGGGCTGTGAAAAGGCTGGATAGACCGGCCCAGTCGGATGCCGGTAGCTCAACAGGCTCttcgttcctctcctctccatacgATGATATTGACCCTGTTACCTCCCGCCGAGCTGAAGCGGGAGACGTAGCTGCCGTCCCGCTGGTAACCCCACCAGAGGCAGAATTGTTATCAACACTCGCCACTCTCTGGCAATCTGATAACCTTGATGACCCCATGCCTATGAGCACTATTGATTTGGGTATACTGCAGGCCCTTGAGGTACAGTTAAGCACACCTCCCCTCGTCCCCGTGCCCCCCTGA